Proteins from one Candidatus Bathyarchaeia archaeon genomic window:
- a CDS encoding HTH domain-containing protein has translation MSHLSAPDLARAASCLKSRVARRILIALSSARGPIGITALCRKVGCSRRDAIRYLALLRDLGVAREERAARLRLISLRDTPISNLVVEAARLMEVEGDEC, from the coding sequence ATGAGCCACCTATCCGCCCCAGACCTCGCGCGCGCAGCATCCTGCCTGAAGTCCAGGGTTGCGCGGAGGATCCTCATCGCCCTCAGCTCCGCGAGGGGACCGATCGGGATAACGGCGCTCTGCAGGAAGGTCGGGTGCTCAAGGAGGGACGCCATACGCTACCTAGCGCTCCTAAGGGATCTCGGCGTTGCGCGCGAGGAGAGGGCCGCGCGCCTCAGGCTGATAAGCCTCAGGGACACCCCCATCTCAAACCTGGTTGTCGAGGCAGCTAGGCTTATGGAGGTGGAGGGGGATGAGTGCTGA
- a CDS encoding TFIIB-type zinc ribbon-containing protein — protein MSAERCPECGGTLIRDGATGEVACGSCGTVFGESEMVHSFAPKTLNRGSFAFAGLSETGKITYSEAVKYSGQGRYVHMLRRSDGSERVVVKVAVFISNLASRIGAPTSVEEEAMVIARRLLKAAKAKGRRLTADEAAAVSLWQACKKQGFPIAIDDYEGACAAMLPTWRGSLLRLMSRVCDIERLPFSKFSLKDYVKMFTRKLRKNYTDVGRGRA, from the coding sequence ATGAGTGCTGAGAGGTGCCCTGAGTGCGGCGGCACCTTAATCAGAGATGGGGCGACCGGCGAGGTTGCATGCGGCAGCTGCGGCACAGTCTTTGGGGAAAGCGAGATGGTTCACAGCTTCGCGCCAAAGACCTTAAACCGCGGGAGCTTCGCCTTTGCAGGCCTATCCGAGACTGGAAAGATTACATATTCGGAGGCTGTGAAGTACAGCGGCCAAGGCCGCTATGTGCATATGCTTAGAAGGAGCGATGGAAGCGAAAGAGTCGTCGTGAAAGTCGCCGTTTTCATCTCAAACCTAGCAAGCAGGATCGGCGCTCCCACATCCGTTGAGGAGGAGGCCATGGTGATCGCCAGGCGGCTGCTGAAGGCCGCCAAGGCTAAGGGCAGGAGGTTGACGGCCGATGAGGCGGCAGCCGTCTCCCTCTGGCAGGCCTGCAAAAAACAGGGATTCCCCATAGCAATAGACGATTATGAGGGGGCCTGCGCTGCCATGCTTCCCACCTGGAGGGGTAGTCTCCTAAGGCTTATGAGCAGGGTATGCGATATCGAGCGGCTCCCCTTCAGCAAATTCTCCCTCAAGGATTATGTGAAGATGTTTACGAGGAAACTGCGCAAAAACTACACAGACGTGGGTAGGGGGCGGGCTTGA